A region of Liolophura sinensis isolate JHLJ2023 chromosome 8, CUHK_Ljap_v2, whole genome shotgun sequence DNA encodes the following proteins:
- the LOC135473916 gene encoding protein rolling stone-like, translated as MSCRTSIREEFRLINLRLCHHQPHRFVNAQYHQVHRVFYVIYRWVIACFLLAVSIVSGNQNGTGHYFIYLTHWTFISLTFSHVVRAGSALYYHVAHNETDTVVGEINEDRMPWYLKFLWVSFNVSGSPSLAVTIMYWGMVYTEDSTVDFVNFAVHGSNSIVVVLDQFVTGMPVRILHAHHPLIYAVLYSLFTGIYYAAGGTTAGGEKAIYAVLDYEKSPGLAVGLLLVASFIAIPLLHVLLFGLYQLRVFLYRKCCLGNAVKDSSPETGQNDNTMAVANPAFVPGDMC; from the exons ATGTCTTGTAGGACGTCCATCAGAGAGGAGTTCAGGCTAATTAACCTGAGATTATGTCACCATCAACCTCACAGATTCGTCAATGCCCAG TATCACCAAGTCCACCGGGTGTTTTATGTGATTTATCGGTGGGTAATTGCCTGCTTCCTCTTGGCCGTGTCCATTGTGTCCGGAAATCAGAACGGCACTGGACattacttcatatatttaacACACTGGACTTTCATCAGTTTGACCTTTAGTCACGTGGTTCGAGCAGGGTCAGCTCTGTATTACCATGTGGCCCACAATGAAACTGACACTGTCGTGG GTGAAATCAACGAAGACCGAATGCCCTGGTATTTGAAGTTCCTGTGGGTCAGTTTTAACGTGTCAGGTTCCCCGTCCCTGGCCGTGACAATCATGTACTGGGGCATGGTGTATACTG AAGACTCCACGGTGGATTTCGTCAACTTCGCTGTACACGGATCCAACTCCATAGTAGTAGTGTTGGATCAGTTTGTGACCGGGATGCCAGTCCGGATTCTACATGCCCACCATCCACTTATCTATGCAGTTCTGTACTCCCTCTTCACTGGGATATACTACGCTGCTGGGGGTACCACGGCGGGCGGCGAGAAAGCCATCTACGCTGTCCTGGACTACGAAAAGAGCCCCGGTCTGGCTGTGGGATTGTTACTTGTTGCCTCTTTTATAGCCATTCCACTGCTACACGTCTTGTTGTTTGGCCTTTATCAGCTACGAGTCTTTCTTTACCGGAAGTGTTGCCTTGGTAACGCCGTGAAGGACAGTTCACCAGAAACAGGGCAAAATGACAACACAATGGCTGTTGCCAATCCCGCTTTTGTTCCAGGCGACATGTGTTGA
- the LOC135472901 gene encoding uncharacterized protein LOC135472901: MISPSPMTRSICSETQSANQKYIDFLNQVSHDKASFIHSCTLNNEPCELSDFQSVHTDLGRCFTFNPKTSRRKTLKADSTLGLSLVFNVEQYEYLLGPRSAVGVRVAVHEPGQAPIMAQDGVNAAVGTHTSIGLKKMLHVNLPPPYGTCSPNRRHRNQRDLCLKDCEARHIMEHCNCTMTSDVGGCTVRDYFSCVLPIQEGYSYSNPASYNISFQSCGCYQECEKTSYAMDVSNAATSVYAAESFVRTLPDVVALQHGFERARDKYHRVDDTIYSYDDDTLRAISEGFNESMSNISEFFYDMTSYKAEYKKQLTTLHEAVKLLNGTVRMKYDNFKQKSHVAFYSLDNTLKTTMMEIVAKAQLREDFPYMSAEKVNDTLQDIDKKLALLVVSKDHGFWVKKSILSEMTDGIEKFRDDLLLGYGQMYSEFKETREFYDNLTNTILRTARLLTAKLKENYDRVKELTRLSDLKDQKVVNTLEEVSNEINTAADVTLEELVLDLDRLFKMYTIQKDQILNLVDKLVDIGGYFNSTVGRIQDLLSSLGTLVASLRGKIQALKQEIVTLRQEYKEKKIEKSELARSFNKETLSGLIEATKSFLRNVVLKVEEIRERGVFVARSVKPLEERISDFDLMPRDKVKALVKWLNFPTIKSESELLRTTLERTNTRISDYCEELEEYTRNNRIDGEFYQNNFLQLELFFQEISETKVIQQVSYGIFALACDVGGLSALFIGASILTLFEIVDLLFGMACKPSEKPVKQPKLEGVRPDYTDVRGMGKGTQGRTCAQASA, from the exons ATGATATCTCCTTCACCCATGACAAGGTCAATCTGTTCCGAAACTCAATCGGCGAATCAGAAATATATAGACTTCTTAAACCAAGTTTCTCACGACAAAGCATCCTTCATACACAG CTGTACGTTAAATAACGAACCCTGCGAATTATCTGATTTCCAAAGTGTCCACACAGATTTAGGAAGATGTTTTACATTCAACCCAAAAACATCCAGGAGAAAGACCCTCAAAGCTG attCGACGCTTGGTTTATCTCTGGTGTTTAACGTGGAGCAGTACGAGTACCTATTGGGTCCCCGCTCAGCTGTGGGTGTTCGTGTAGCGGTGCACGAACCTGGCCAAGCTCCCATCATGGCCCAAGATGGCGTCAACGCAGCTGTCGGAACCCATACATCAATCGGACTTAAAAAGATGCTG CACGTTAATCTGCCCCCACCGTATGGGACGTGCTCCCCAAACCGAAGGCATCGGAACCAGAGGGACCTGTGTCTGAAAGACTGTGAGGCTCGCCACATCATGGAGCACTGCAACTGTACAATGACGTCAG ATGTCGGCGGATGTACGGTTCGGGACTACTTCTCCTGCGTTCTGCCTATACAAG AAGGCTACAGTTATTCTAATCCTGCCTCCTACAATATATCCTTCCAATCCTGCGGCTGCTACCAAGAATGCGAAAAGACAAGCTACGCCATGGACGTCTCTAACGCTGCGACGTCAGTATACGCCGCTGAGAGCTTTGTGCGGACGTTGCCGGATGTTGTAGCACTGCAGCACGGGTTTGAGCGCGCGCGAGACAAGTACCACCGTGTTGACGACACCATATACTCCTATGACGATGACACTTTGAGGGCAATCAGCGAAGGGTTTAACGAAAGTATGTCTAACATCAGCGAATTTTTCTACGACATGACTTCGTACAAGGCAGAATACAAAAAACAGCTGACAACTTTACATGAAGCGGTTAAGCTTTTGAACGGAACGGTACGAATGAAATATGATAACTTTAAGCAGAAGTCACATGTGGCGTTCTACTCGCTGGACAATACGTTGAAAACCACAATGATGGAAATCGTGGCAAAAGCACAGTTAAGAGAAGACTTTCCGTACATGTCTGCAGAAAAAGTGAATGATACCCTTCAAGACATAGACAAAAAGTTAGCCCTTCTCGTCGTGTCCAAAGACCACGGGTTTTGGGTGAAGAAGTCCATCCTGAGTGAAATGACGGACGGCATAGAAAAGTTCCGCGATGACCTGTTGCTAGGATACGGTCAAATGTACAGTGAATTCAAAGAGACGCGTGAATTCTACGACAACCTGACGAACACTATTCTAAGGACAGCGCGTCTGCTGACAGCGAAGTTGAAAGAAAACTACGACCGTGTGAAAGAACTGACGCGTTTATCGGACCTGAAGGATCAGAAAGTGGTCAACACTTTGGAGGAGGTTTCAAATGAAATTAACACTGCGGCTGACGTTACGCTAGAGGAACTCGTCCTTGATCTTGATAGGTTATTCAAAATGTACACTATTCAAAAAGATCAGATTTTAAATCTAGTGGATAAGCTAGTTGACATTGGTGGATACTTCAACTCGACGGTTGGCAGAATCCAAGATTTGCTGTCATCCCTTGGCACCCTCGTCGCGTCACTGAGGGGTAAAATACAAGCGCTGAAGCAAGAAATCGTCACATTGAGACAGGAATACAAGGAGAAGAAGATTGAAAAATCGGAGCTGGCCAGAAGTTTTAACAAAGAGACCCTCAGTGGGCTTATTGAAGCTACGAAG AGCTTTCTGAGGAACGTCGTCCTGAAGGTGGAAGAGATCCGCGAACGCGGAGTGTTTGTGGCGCGCTCCGTCAAACCGCTCGAGGAGAGAATCAGCGATTTTGACCTGATGCCCAGAGACAAAGTCAAAGCCTTGGTGAAGTGGTTAAACTTTCCAACCATCAAATCCGAGTCTGAACTACTACGGACAACCTTAGAGAGGACGAACACGAGAATCTCCGATTATTGTGAAGAGCTAGAAGAATATACAAGAAACAACCGAATAGACGGAGAATTTTACCA AAACAACTTTCTACAGCTGGAACTATTTTTCCAAGAAATCAGCGAAACTAAAGTGATACAGCAAGTTTCTTATGGCATTTTTGCACTAGCAT GTGATGTTGGTGGGTTGTCGGCCTTGTTCATCGGCGCCAGCATACTCACGCTTTTCGAGATCGTTGATCTGCTGTTTGGGATGGCCTGTAAACCAAGTGAGAAGCCGGTGAAACAACCTAAGCTGGAGGGAGTGCGTCCAGATTACACTGATGTGAGGGGAATGGGCAAAGGAACACAAGGCCGCACATGCGCGCAAGCCTCTGCATGA